In Microvirga sp. 17 mud 1-3, the genomic window CCCGGCGATCAATTCCCGTCCGGGCGGCTGAGGCGCTCACGCAGGTCGTCGAGCACGAAGACCCGGATGGCCGAGGATAGGTTCTGCGCGCCGCGTTCCGCGTCGATCAGACCGATCAGGGCCTGGACCGAAGTCGAGCGGCGTGTCGCGATCTCGCGCAGGGCCTGCCAGAACGGCTCTTCCAGGGAAATGCTCGTGCGGTGTCCCGCAATGGAGACCGAGCGCTTGAGGATGCCGGCGCCCAGGGAAGCCATGTCAGGGCGTGTCCTCGTCGCGTTTGTGCCCGTCGAGGCGGCGCTCGGTGAGGGTCTTCTCCGCCTCGGTCTTGTCCCGTTCGGCCTTGGTGCGGCCGAACAGGACGCGATTTTCGGCGGCGCGGGCCTCCTTGTCGGCCCGCGCCTTGCGTTTGCGCGCCTGGCGCAGATTGACGATCTCGGCCATGGCGCGTCCGGTCCTTACTCGCCCGGCGACAACATGGTCTCGGGCCGCACCACGGCATCGAAATCGGCCTCGGAGACGCCCGCCTTCAGGGCTTCCTCCTTGAGAGTCGTGCCGTTCTTGTGCGCGGTCTTCGCGATCGCGGCCGCCTTGTCGTAGCCGATCTTCGGCGCAAGGGCCGTGACCAGCATCAGGGAGCGCTGCATCAGGTCCTTCAGGCGCTCGTGGTTCGGCTCGATGCCGACGACGCAGTTATCCGTGAAGCTGACGGCGCCGTCCGCCAGGAGGCGGATCGACTGCAGCACCGCGTAGGCGATCACGGGCTTGAACACGTTGAGCTCGAAATGGCCCTGGCTCGCCGCGAACGTCACGGTGGTCTGGTTGCCGGCTACCTGGGCGCAGAGCATCGTCAGGGCCTCGGCCTGGGTCGGATTGACCTTGCCGGGCATGATCGACGAGCCGGGCTCGTTCTCGGGCAGCGAGATCTCGCCGATGCCGGAGCGCGGGCCGGAGCCCATCAACCGGACGTCGTTGGCGATCTTGAACAGGCCCGCCGCGAGGCTCGACAGGGCGCCCTGGGTGAAGACGAGGGCGTCGTGCGAGGCCAGGGCCTCGAACTTGTTGGCCGCCGACGTGAAGGGCAGGGCGGTCAGCTCCATGACCTTCGCGGCGAAGCGGTCGGCGAATTCCGGATGGGCGTTGAGGCCGGTCCCGACGGCCGTGCCGCCCTGCGCGAGGGCGTAGATGCCCGGCAGGGTCGCCTCGATGCGCGCGATGCCGAGTTGCACCTGCATCGCATAGCCGGAGAACTCCTGGCCGAGGGTGACCGGGGTCGCGTCCTGCAGGTGGGTGCGGCCGATCTTCACGATGTCTTTGAAGGCCTTGGCCTTGTCGTCGAGGGCCTTGTGCAGGTGCTTGAGGGCCGGGAGAAGCCGGTCGTTGATCTCACGCGCAACCGCGATGTGCATGGCGGTCGGGAACGAATCGTTCGACGACTGGCCCATATTGACGTGGTCGTTCGGATGAACGGGCTTCTTCGAGCCGCGCTCGCCGCCGAGGCGCTCGATGGCGAGGTTCGAGAGAACCTCGTTCATGTTCATGTTGGACTGCGTGCCCGAGCCCGTCTGCCACACGACCAGCGGAAATTCGTCGTCGTACTTGCCCTGCACCACGTCGGCGGCGGCGCTCACGATGGCTTCGGCAAGGCGCGGGTCGAGCTTGCCGAGATCCTTGTTCACAAGGGCGGCGGCCTGCTTCACGATGGCCATCGCGTGAACGAGGGGGAGCGGCATGTGCTCACCGCCGATGCGGAAATTCTGAATCGAACGCTGCGTCTGGGCACCCCAGAGCTTGTCGGCGGGAACTTCGATGGGGCCGAAGGTATCGGTTTCGGTACGGGTTGAGGGCGACATCCTGACCTCTTTCGATGGGGGTTCGTGTTCTTATCTCAAGTTTTGCGGCCCGCAACAGCACACGGACCCTAAGGCATGTCAAATTCCATGAGCGAGACCGTCGAGACGCCGCTTTTCCGCCCGCCGGCGCCCCGGCCGCGGACCGAGCCCATGGGGCTGCTGGCCTTTCTGCTCGCGATCCGCCGGAATCCTCTCGCCACCTGGATGGACAAGCATTTCGAGGAGCCGGTGGTTTCCGGAGAGGGCGTCCTCGGGCGCATGACCGTGGTCAACGACCCGGCCGTGATCCGCCACGTTCTCGTCGACAACGCCGCCAATTACCGCAAGGACGACCTGCAGATCCGCATCCTGGCGCCCGGCCTCGGGCGCGGGTTGCTGACCGCCGAGGGGGAGGAGTGGCGCCTCCAGCGGCGGACCCTGGCGCCGCTCTTCAACCCGCGCACGGTCGCCGGGTTCTTCCCGGCCATGGTGGGGGCGGCGGACCGCCTCGTGCGGCGCTGGCAGCGCCGGCCGGACGGGCGGATCGTCGATGCCTCCCTGGAAATGACCCGCATCACCCTCGACGTGCTGGAGCGGACGATCTTCACCCAAGGGGTCGCCCGCGATCCGGATGCCCTGGCCCGGGCCATCACCCGCTATTTCGAAGGAATCGGCCGGGTGGACCCCATCGACATCTTCGGCTGGCCCGATTGGGTGCCCCGCATCGGGCGTCTCAGGGCGCGGCCGGCGGTCCGGTTCTTCGACGAGATGGTCGAGGAGCTGATCGGGGCCCGCAAGGCCCTGATCGCCCGGGGCGAACCCGCCCCCCGGGACATCCTGACCCTGCTCCTCGAAGCCGCCGACCCGGAAACGGGCCGGGGGCTGACCGACGAGGACGTGCGCGCCAACATCGTGACCTTCATCGGCGCCGGCCACGAGACCACGGCCAATGCCCTCTCCTGGTCCCTGTACCTGCTCTCGCAGGACCCGAAATCCCGGTTGCGGATCGAGGAGGAGGTGGACCGGGTGCTGGGCGAGGGCCCCTTCGAGGTCCGGCATCTCGAAAAACTCGTCTTCACCCGCGCGGTGATCGACGAGGCCCTGCGCCTCTATCCGCCCGCGCCCTTTCTCAGCCGTGCTGCCATGGCGGACGACCGGATCGGCGACCTGCACATCCCAGCCGGCTCGGTCGTCACGGTCGCGCCCTATGTCCTGCACCGGCACCGGACGCTCTGGCGCGATCCTGATGCCTTCGACCCCGAGCGCTTCCTGCCTGAGAACCGGGACAGGATCGACCGCTTCGCCTATCTGCCGTTCGGCGCAGGGCCGCGGGTCTGCATCGGGGCCAGCTTCGCGCTCCAGGAGGCGACCATTGTCCTCGCGAGCGTGGTGCGCGCCGTGCGGCTCGATCTGGCAAAGGGGCACGAAGTCCGGCCCCTGCATCGCATCACCTTGAGACCGGAGGGTGGCCTGCCCATGAGACTGACGCACCGAAAAAGCAAAAAGGCGGCCTGAGGCCGCCTTCGTAGCCAAAAGCGAGAGGTCAGTTCTTCTTGCGGAACGCGTCGAGGCTGACGACCTGGGCGGTGCCTTCGGGCTTCGCACCCTCGGCCTGAGCGGGCTCGCCCGCTTCCGCCTGAGGCGGTTCCTCAGCCGGGGCTGGGGGCTTCTTGGCCTTCGGCGCCTTCTCGGTGGTTCCGGCCTTGGGGCGCTTCAGCTCGACAGGCTGCGAATCGCCCGTGCGCTTCGGCGCGGGAGCCTCTTCCTCGATCTCGTCCTCCTCCTCGCCCTCAGTCGTGAACTTGAGGCCGAATTGCACGGAAGGATCGAAGAAGCCGGTCAGGGCTTCGAAGGGGATCAGCAGCCGCTCCGGCACACCCGAGAAGGACAGGCCGATCTCGAAGGTATGTTCGGTGACGTTGAGGTCCCAGAACTGGTGCTGGAGGACGATGGTCATCTCCTGCGGGTATTTCTCGCGCAGTCGGTTGGAGAGCCGTACGCCCGGAAAATCGGTGCGGAAGGAGATGTAGAAATGGTGCTCGCCGGGCAGCCCGTCTTTCCCGGCATCGATCAGGACCTTGCGCACCACGCTTTTCAGCGCGTCCTGCACAAGTAGATCGTAGCGGATCAGGTCTTTACCGGCCATGAGGGAGCCCTTGAGGAAGAGGAAGTGGAGGCTTCTGTTGCCAGGTGCCTCCGAACCCCGCCTAACGGTGCTACCCGTTAGGGCTTTGAATCGGCTTTAGAAGCTGCTTACGCAGCCACCGCAACCGGAGCATAGTTGTCGTTGGCAACTATTGAATCGGCCCGATAACGGCGGAACCATGCCGAGCGAAAGTCTACCCTTTACGCCCTCGTCGATCCTATTTCGCCCCCGCCGAAACCTAGGCTCAGCCTGGGTTTTGGTGGAGGCGCCGGGTACCGCCCCCGGGTCCGATGGGTTTATTTCGATAGCCGTTTATCGCCATAGCCGACCTCGCAGCCGGCACACCCAATATAAGAAAGCCGGGCGCATTTTGAAAGAGCGGGGGACAAGTTCCGTTGGGATGATTTGCGCTCTCGGAACCTCCCGGGCGGCTGGCCTATAAAGAGACGAGGAGCACTTCATGCAGGCGTATCACGATCTTCTCAGACGAATCCTGGACGAGGGCATTCGCAAGGACGACCGCACCGGCACCGGCACGCTGTCCGTCTTCGGGCACCAGATGCGTTTCGACCTCAGCCAGGGCTTCCCTCTGGTGACGACCAAGAAGCTGCACCTGCGCTCCATCGTTCACGAGCTGCTCTGGTTCCTGAAGGGCGACACCAATGTCCGCTACCTGCAGGAGAACGGTGTCACGATCTGGGACGAATGGGCGGACGAGAACGGCGATCTCGGCCCCGTCTACGGCAAGCAGTGGCGCTCCTGGGCGAAGCCTGACGGCGGCTCGGTCGACCAGATCCAATGGGTGCTGGACGAGATTCGGCGCAATCCCGATTCCCGCCGGCTCATCGTCTCGGCCTGGAACCCCGCCGAGCTCGACCAGATGGCGCTCGCGCCCTGCCATTGCTTGTTTCAGTTCTACGTGGCCGAGGGGCGGCTCTCCTGCCAGCTCTACCAGCGCTCCGCTGACGTGTTCCTGGGCGTGCCCTTCAACATCGCGTCCTACGCACTCCTGACCCACATGATGGCCCAGGCGACAGGCCTTCAGCCGGGAGATTTCGTCCATTCCTTCGGGGATGCGCATCTCTACATGAACCACCTGGAGCAGGCGCGCCTGCAATTGTCCCGGGAGCCTCGGCCCCTGCCGCACCTGCGCCTCAACCCGGCGGTGCGCTCCCTGTTCGACTTCACGTTCGACGACATCGCCATCGAGGATTACGATCCTCACCCGGCGATCAAGGCGCCCGTCGCGGTGTAGGCCATGGGCCGGCGCGAGATCATCGAGAGCGCCGTCCGGATCCTCGCGCCGCGCATCCCGCGGCACGAATTCGAGGCGGTGACCGATCACGCCCTCGGCAGCCGCGGCCTCCATACGGCGACGCCCGAAACTGCTGCCTGGCTGTCCCTCGTGGCCTATATCCGCCACCGCTTCACCGACTACGACGAGCTGCTCGAGGACGGCTACGACACGGACAGCGCCCGCTTCTTCGTTCTCGACCACATGAACGAGGTCCTGGAGGAGTGGGGCTCCCCACGCCGTATCAAGGCGGAGGACGAGAAGGCCGAAGACGGGACGGATTGAGGCTCGACAGGGCCGGCGGGCTTGGGCACAACCGTCCTATGACCATCACCGTGCCCTTCTCCCCCTCTCTCACCATCCGCAGGGCCGAGGCCCGCGATGCCTCCCTGGTCCTCTCGTTCATCCGTGAACTGGCCGAATATGAGCGCCTCGCCCATGAGGTCGACGCGACCGAGGCCGATATCGCGCAGGCCCTGTTCGGCCCGAATCCGCGCGTCTTCGCGGATATCGCCGAATGGGAGGGCGAGCCCGCCGGCTTCGCCCTGTGGTTCTATAATTTTTCGACCTTCCGCGGCCGGCATGGGATCTACCTGGAAGACCTCTTCGTGAGGCCAGCCTTCCGCTCCAAGGGCATCGGCAAGGTCCTGCTGAAGCACCTCGCCCGGATCTGCGTCGCCGAGAACCTGCCGCGCCTGGAATGGTGGGTTCTCGACTGGAACGAACCCGCCCTGCGCTTCTACCGCTCCATCGGAGCCGTCCCCATGGACGAATGGACCGTGCAGCGGGTGACCGGGGAGGCGCTGGAGCGGCTGGCGGAAGGGTCCTGATGGTCTGTTCGTTGAAACTCTATTCCCTTGCATGGAGCCTGTCAGGATTCTGCGGATCGGACAGGCGTCCTCCGATGGTCTCGAACCTTGCAACCGAGACCGTTTCGGGGGAGGAATGAGCCGCCTGGATCGAAACCCACTCTGCTCCCCGAAAGTCCCCATGACCCTGCCTCTCATCCTCGTGGTCGCCGTGGCCGATAACGGCGTTATCGGGCGCGACAACCGCCTTCTCTGGCGCCTGCGCACCGATCTGAAGCGCTTTCGGGAGCTGACCTGGGGCAAGCCGATGATCATGGGCCGCAAGACCTTCGAGTCCATCGGCAAGCCGCTGCCGGGACGTGCGACGATTGTCCTGACCCGGGAGCCGGGCTTTTCGGCAGAGGGCGTCCATGTGGCGCGTGGCTGGGACGAGGCTGTCGCCATGGGCCAGGAGATCGCCGTGCGCATGGGAGCCGATGCGGTTGCGGTCGCCGGCGGGGCCGAGATCTATGCGCTCGCCCTGCCGCATGTAGCGCGCATCCACCTGACGCAGGTCCATACGGCGCCGGAGGGCGACGCGATCTTCCCGGATTTCGACCGTTCTGCCTTCACGGAAACCCGGCGCAGCGAGCACCCGAAAGGGGCTGATGACGAGCACCCGTTTACCTTTATCGATTTCGAACGTCGATCACGATCCCGCCAAGGTTGACGAAAGCCGCCACAATCCCCAAGTCGCAGCCTTGACAGGCGGGAGAAAGACCACCCACAACCGCCTTGAGTTTCCATCGGCTCAAGCGGCCGGTCTTTTCAGAGTGAGGAAAGGCGACCATGCCTTGGAGTAACCAAAGCGGCGGCGGCCCCTGGGGCCAGCGCGGGGGATCGGGAGGCGGCAAGAGCCCCTGGGGCTCGGGCGGCTCATCCGGCAACGGAGCGCCTCCGGACCTGGAGGATATCCTGCGTCGTGGCCAGGATCGGCTGAAGGACATCATTCCGGGCGGCCCCATGGGCGGCAAGGGTCTGGTGGCCCTGCTGCTCGGCGCCATCGTCATCTGGCTGCTCACGGGCTTCTATACGGTCCGCCCGAACGAGGTCGGCATCAACATGCTCCTCGGCCGCTTCACCGGCACATCGGGCGAAGGCCTGCGCTATAACCTGCCTTATCCGCTCGGCCGGGTGATCAAGCCCAACGTCACCGAGCAGCAGCGCATCGAGGTGGGCTACCGCTCGACCCCGTCCGGCCAGGGACGCGCCCGGGACGTGCTCGAGGAGAGCCTGATGCTCACCGCCGACGAGAACATCGTCGACATCGATTTCGACGTGGTGTGGCAGGTCAATCCTGCCCGTCCGCAGGACTTCGTCTTCAACCTTCAGAATCCGGAAGGCACCATCAAGTCCGTGGGCGAGAGCGCCATGCGTGAGGTGATCGGTCGCCGCCAGATCCAGAACATCCTGACCACCGAGCAGGCCAGTGTCGCCCAGGAAGTGCGCCAGATCATGCAGACGACGCTCGACGCCTATGGGGCCGGCGTGCTCGTCAACGTGGTCCAGCTCCAGGCCGCCCAGCCTCCGGCCGAGGTCCGCCAGGCCTTCTTCGACGTGAACGCCGCCCAGCAGGATGCGGTGCGTGTCCAGAACGAGGCCGAGACCTTCGCCAGCCGCGTCGTCCCCGAAGCCCGAGGCGAGGCATCCCGGACCGTTCAGCAGGCCGAGGCCTATCGCGAGCAGGCCACGGCCGATGCCACCGGTCAGGCTGCGCGCTTCAGCCAGATCTACGCCGCCTATAAGCAGGCGCCCGCCATCAGCCGGGAGCGCATGTTCCTGGAGACCATGGAACGGGTGATGTCCGGGGTCGACAAGGTGATCATCGATCAGAACGGGCAGGGGGTCGTTCCCTATCTGCCGCTCACACAATTGCCGCGTCAGCCGGCCCCGCAGGGCCAGGGCGCAGCCTCGGGCCAGCAGGGAGCTACGCGATGAACAGTCCAGCCGTCCGGACGGGTCTCGTCATCCTTGTGGCGATCGTCGCCATCGCTCTCTACAGCTCGATCTTCATCGTTCAGCAGACCCAGTACGCCCTCGTGCTGCGCTTCGGCGCGGTGCAGTCGGCCCTGCGCGAGCCGGGACCCTATTTCAAGGTGCCGCTCATCGACACGGTCACATATTTCGACAAGCGCGTGCTGGACCTGGACCTTCCGGTCCAGACCCTTCTCTCCGCGGACCGGCAGAACCTGGAGGTCGACGCCTTCACGCGCTATCGGATCATCGATCCCCTGAAGTTCTATCAGGCGGTCGGCAGCATTCCGCTCGCCAACCAGCGGCTTCAGAGCTTCACCAACTCGGTGATGCGCAACGTGCTGGCCAGCGCCTCCCGCGACGCCATCGTCCGGACG contains:
- a CDS encoding GNAT family N-acetyltransferase — translated: MTITVPFSPSLTIRRAEARDASLVLSFIRELAEYERLAHEVDATEADIAQALFGPNPRVFADIAEWEGEPAGFALWFYNFSTFRGRHGIYLEDLFVRPAFRSKGIGKVLLKHLARICVAENLPRLEWWVLDWNEPALRFYRSIGAVPMDEWTVQRVTGEALERLAEGS
- a CDS encoding thymidylate synthase, which produces MQAYHDLLRRILDEGIRKDDRTGTGTLSVFGHQMRFDLSQGFPLVTTKKLHLRSIVHELLWFLKGDTNVRYLQENGVTIWDEWADENGDLGPVYGKQWRSWAKPDGGSVDQIQWVLDEIRRNPDSRRLIVSAWNPAELDQMALAPCHCLFQFYVAEGRLSCQLYQRSADVFLGVPFNIASYALLTHMMAQATGLQPGDFVHSFGDAHLYMNHLEQARLQLSREPRPLPHLRLNPAVRSLFDFTFDDIAIEDYDPHPAIKAPVAV
- a CDS encoding cytochrome P450, which produces MSNSMSETVETPLFRPPAPRPRTEPMGLLAFLLAIRRNPLATWMDKHFEEPVVSGEGVLGRMTVVNDPAVIRHVLVDNAANYRKDDLQIRILAPGLGRGLLTAEGEEWRLQRRTLAPLFNPRTVAGFFPAMVGAADRLVRRWQRRPDGRIVDASLEMTRITLDVLERTIFTQGVARDPDALARAITRYFEGIGRVDPIDIFGWPDWVPRIGRLRARPAVRFFDEMVEELIGARKALIARGEPAPRDILTLLLEAADPETGRGLTDEDVRANIVTFIGAGHETTANALSWSLYLLSQDPKSRLRIEEEVDRVLGEGPFEVRHLEKLVFTRAVIDEALRLYPPAPFLSRAAMADDRIGDLHIPAGSVVTVAPYVLHRHRTLWRDPDAFDPERFLPENRDRIDRFAYLPFGAGPRVCIGASFALQEATIVLASVVRAVRLDLAKGHEVRPLHRITLRPEGGLPMRLTHRKSKKAA
- a CDS encoding DUF4169 family protein; translation: MAEIVNLRQARKRKARADKEARAAENRVLFGRTKAERDKTEAEKTLTERRLDGHKRDEDTP
- a CDS encoding DUF2293 domain-containing protein translates to MGRREIIESAVRILAPRIPRHEFEAVTDHALGSRGLHTATPETAAWLSLVAYIRHRFTDYDELLEDGYDTDSARFFVLDHMNEVLEEWGSPRRIKAEDEKAEDGTD
- a CDS encoding ribbon-helix-helix domain-containing protein, whose protein sequence is MGAGILKRSVSIAGHRTSISLEEPFWQALREIATRRSTSVQALIGLIDAERGAQNLSSAIRVFVLDDLRERLSRPDGN
- a CDS encoding SspB family protein, producing MAGKDLIRYDLLVQDALKSVVRKVLIDAGKDGLPGEHHFYISFRTDFPGVRLSNRLREKYPQEMTIVLQHQFWDLNVTEHTFEIGLSFSGVPERLLIPFEALTGFFDPSVQFGLKFTTEGEEEDEIEEEAPAPKRTGDSQPVELKRPKAGTTEKAPKAKKPPAPAEEPPQAEAGEPAQAEGAKPEGTAQVVSLDAFRKKN
- a CDS encoding dihydrofolate reductase, whose translation is MTLPLILVVAVADNGVIGRDNRLLWRLRTDLKRFRELTWGKPMIMGRKTFESIGKPLPGRATIVLTREPGFSAEGVHVARGWDEAVAMGQEIAVRMGADAVAVAGGAEIYALALPHVARIHLTQVHTAPEGDAIFPDFDRSAFTETRRSEHPKGADDEHPFTFIDFERRSRSRQG
- the hflK gene encoding FtsH protease activity modulator HflK; this encodes MPWSNQSGGGPWGQRGGSGGGKSPWGSGGSSGNGAPPDLEDILRRGQDRLKDIIPGGPMGGKGLVALLLGAIVIWLLTGFYTVRPNEVGINMLLGRFTGTSGEGLRYNLPYPLGRVIKPNVTEQQRIEVGYRSTPSGQGRARDVLEESLMLTADENIVDIDFDVVWQVNPARPQDFVFNLQNPEGTIKSVGESAMREVIGRRQIQNILTTEQASVAQEVRQIMQTTLDAYGAGVLVNVVQLQAAQPPAEVRQAFFDVNAAQQDAVRVQNEAETFASRVVPEARGEASRTVQQAEAYREQATADATGQAARFSQIYAAYKQAPAISRERMFLETMERVMSGVDKVIIDQNGQGVVPYLPLTQLPRQPAPQGQGAASGQQGATR
- the fumC gene encoding class II fumarate hydratase, whose translation is MSPSTRTETDTFGPIEVPADKLWGAQTQRSIQNFRIGGEHMPLPLVHAMAIVKQAAALVNKDLGKLDPRLAEAIVSAAADVVQGKYDDEFPLVVWQTGSGTQSNMNMNEVLSNLAIERLGGERGSKKPVHPNDHVNMGQSSNDSFPTAMHIAVAREINDRLLPALKHLHKALDDKAKAFKDIVKIGRTHLQDATPVTLGQEFSGYAMQVQLGIARIEATLPGIYALAQGGTAVGTGLNAHPEFADRFAAKVMELTALPFTSAANKFEALASHDALVFTQGALSSLAAGLFKIANDVRLMGSGPRSGIGEISLPENEPGSSIMPGKVNPTQAEALTMLCAQVAGNQTTVTFAASQGHFELNVFKPVIAYAVLQSIRLLADGAVSFTDNCVVGIEPNHERLKDLMQRSLMLVTALAPKIGYDKAAAIAKTAHKNGTTLKEEALKAGVSEADFDAVVRPETMLSPGE